One window of the Lytechinus pictus isolate F3 Inbred chromosome 5, Lp3.0, whole genome shotgun sequence genome contains the following:
- the LOC129260534 gene encoding uncharacterized protein LOC129260534, whose amino-acid sequence MTTNGALGTNGDTNHKKPRVLMWCVPRSVSTAMTKCMSFVEGAEIWLEPYVISKAAEDTHNIYHPESDFPLELDGNVDVFREAAIKLTIGGDDFDEEHLELLSPVTLKQKFDNVDPSNEFVFIKDMAVGMPPSRYPYLPDRSSGFKHFFLIRHPVKAYKSLRAKLLNFLLTADPELLESAGMKKPNEKTFHVINDVPPPREGTQYMYEAVHQLWTHIKRTADDDPVIVDIDEVLEDPSAMLPRMCAVLGIPYSDSLLSWDASSDVVLKWKSSCSNVRDSPRYAMWFDNAFKSSCFKASSTTASLDDASDDIKEIVEKEIPFYEEMYNLRITV is encoded by the exons ATGACCACCAATGGAGCACTCGGGACGAACGGGGACACCAACCACAAAAAACCCCGTGTCCTCATGTGGTGCGTGCCTCGGTCTGTGTCGACGGCGATGACGAAATGCATGAGCTTCGTCGAGGGCGCCGAGATCTGGTTGGAACCGTACGTCATCAGCAAGGCAGCCGAAGACACCCACAACATATACCATCCCGAGAGCGACTTCCCCTTGGAGCTGGACGGAAATGTCGATGTGTTCAGAGAGGCTGCGATAAAGCTGACGATCGGAGGGGACGATTTCGACGAAGAGCACCTCGAATTGTTATC ACCGGTGACGCTCAAACAAAAGTTCGACAATGTGGATCCTTCTAACGAATTTGTCTTCATCAAAGACATGGCAGTCGGGATGCCACCGAGTCGCTATCCGTATCTACCCGATCGATCCAGTGGATTCAAGCACTTCTTTCTCATCCGGCATCCCGTAAAAGCTTACAAGTCGTTGCGCGCGAAACTTCTGAACTTTCTTCTCACAGCTGATCCTGAGTTATTGGAGAGCGCCGGTATGAAGAAACCCAATGAGAAGACGTTCCATGTCATCAACGACGTGCCTCCGCCTCGAGAAGGAACGCAGTACATGTACGAAGCCGTTCACCAACTCTGGACCCACATCAAGAGGACGGCCGACGACGACCCGGTGATCGTGGACATCGATGAGGTCCTGGAGGATCCCTCGGCGATGTTGCCGCGGATGTGCGCTGTGTTGGGGATCCCTTACTCCGATAGCTTGCTGTCGTGGGACGCGTCGTCCGACGTCGTCCTGAAATGGAAGAGCTCGTGTTCGAACGTCCGTGATTCTCCAAGGTATGCCATGTGGTTCGACAATGCCTTCAAAAGCTCGTGCTTCAAGGCGTCATCCACCACGGCATCACTGGATGACGCTAGTGACGACATCAAAGAAATTGTCGAAAAGGAAATTCCTTTCTATGAAGAAATGTATAATCTACGAATAACAGTCTAA